From Calorimonas adulescens:
TTCTCTGCCTCTTGCTGTTTGAGTATCTCTCTTGCTTCTTTTACCGTAGTTTTTCTCATTTTTCTCTTTTTTGGCATTAAGTTTGAAAATATATCTTGAAAGTTGATGTTAAGCTCATCAGAACCTGAAAACATCTGTACCATAGGGTTAAATGCCTCTTCAACCTCAATCTCAATTGTTGCGTCCTCAAGCTCACCATTTCTCAGTTTTTGCAACAGCTGTTGCTTCTTTTCTGCCAATCCAGGTTCTTCCACCTTTTCCTGAGAATTAAAATCCATATTTAATAGAAATTCCATTGGATTTTTTACACCCGTTTTTTTCTTGCCAGGCATGAGATAGTCCACCAGTAAACCCTCTGTCATTTCCGCAGCTTTTGCTTCTACCTCTTTATATTTTGCATCTTTTACGATGCGTACTGCTTCCTCAACAAGGTCCCTTACCATAGATTCTACATCTCTGCCTACATAACCTACCTCAGTATACTTTGTCGCTTCAACCTTCACAAACGGGGCATTCAAAAGTCTTGCAAGCCTTCTTGCTATTTCAGTTTTTCCAACACCAGTTGGACCTATCATTAAAATATTCTTAGGTGTTACCTCCTGCATCATCTCTTGAGAGAGCCTGCTTCTTCTGTATCTATTCCTCAATGCAACAGCTACTGCTTTCTTAGCATCTGCCTGTCCAACTACATATTTGTCCAGTTCTTTTACTATCTCTTTGGGTGTAAAGTACTCCATTATATCCCCCCCTATAGCTCTTCCAAAACAATATTGTTGTTTGTATAAACACAAATGGAAGCAGCTATTTCCATTGCCTTATAGGCAATATCTCTGGCAGATAGATCAGTATTAAGTTTCAAAGCTTTCGCCGCAGCAAGTGCATAGAAACCACCAGAGCCTATAGCAATTACGTCATCATCAGGTTCGATCACCTCACCATTCCCGGAGATTACTAAAAGGGTTTCCTTATCTGCCACAATCATTAGAGCTTCTAATTTTCTAAAGACCTTGTCCCTACGCCAATCCTTTGCCAATTCCATCGCTGCCCTCTTTAAATTTCCACTGTATTGCTCTAATTTTTCTTCAAATTTTTCAGAAAGGGTTAATGCATCTGCTACAGAACCCGCAAAACCAACGAGGACAGAATTATTGTATATCTTTCTGACCTTTTTAGCAGTCTGTTTTATTATGGCATTCTCCCCCATGGTCACCTGACCATCACCAGCTATTGCTACCTCATTCTTTTGCTTGACTGCAACAATCGTGGTTCCTTTAATCAAGATTTAGACCCCCTATCGTCTTGCGTTAATAATATTAACACAAAATCAAATTAATTGCAAGAAACCATTCTAAATTTTATTTATATTTTATATAACTGGAAAAATTATACTTTCTATATTACACTTCACTGTATTTACAGGATTTGTCTGAACATTTAAAATAGTTCTTTCCACCCCGCTTTTTTTCAACAAGTATACTTCCACATATTGGACAAATTTTATCTATAGGTTTATCCCATGTCATAAAACCGCACTCAGGATTATTTATACATCCATAGTAAGGTCTGCCTTTTTTGCTCTGCTTTTTCACTATTTCACCGCCACACACTGGGCATTTAATACCTATCTTTTCAAAATATGGTTTTGTATTTTTACACTCTGGATAACCAGGGCATGCAAGAAACTTTCCATATCTTCCATGCTTGATAACCATGTTTCTTCCACACCTCTCGCATATAACATCCGAGACCTCTTCCTCCAGCGTCACATTCCCCATTTTCTCCTTAGCATATTCCAAGGCTTTATTAAACTCTTCGTAAAATTCTCTTACAATTTCCACCCATTCTATATTGCCTTCTTCTATTTGGTCAAGTTTTGACTCCAATTCAGCAGTAAATTCAATGTCAACAATATCTTTGAAATAGTTCTTCATAATGTCTGTTACAATAAACCCCAATTCAGTCGGAACAAGATACTTCTTTTCTTTTTTCACATAACCCCGCTCCTGTATTGTACTGATAATTGGAGCATAAGTGCTCGGCCTGCCAATCCCATTATCTTCCAGAGCTTTTATGAGAGATGCCTCTGTATATCTTGGGGGTGGTTGAGTAAAGTGTTGCTTTGGGTCATAAGATATCACTTTTAAAATACTGCCTTCACTAAATTCTGGATATTCACTGTTTTCATCTTCTTCATCACTATATGCTACAAGATAACCGGGAAAAATAAGCATAGAGCCTGACGCCTTAAATATATAACCTTCACATTTTAGATCGACTGTCACGGTATTGTATACTGCCGGAGACATCTGACTTGCTAAAAATCTTTCCCAGATAAGCTTGTATAACTTGTATTGATCCTTAGAA
This genomic window contains:
- the hslU gene encoding ATP-dependent protease ATPase subunit HslU, encoding MEYFTPKEIVKELDKYVVGQADAKKAVAVALRNRYRRSRLSQEMMQEVTPKNILMIGPTGVGKTEIARRLARLLNAPFVKVEATKYTEVGYVGRDVESMVRDLVEEAVRIVKDAKYKEVEAKAAEMTEGLLVDYLMPGKKKTGVKNPMEFLLNMDFNSQEKVEEPGLAEKKQQLLQKLRNGELEDATIEIEVEEAFNPMVQMFSGSDELNINFQDIFSNLMPKKRKMRKTTVKEAREILKQQEAEKLIDMDEVVNEAIKKAENEGIIFIDEIDKITGSYQGEGPDVSREGVQRDLLPIVEGTTVMTKYGPIKTDYILFIGAGAFNVGKVSDLIPELQGRFPIHVQLQSLNKDDFKRILTEPQNAIVKQYKELLKTEGIDVEFSESAIDEIAKIAADMNEESENIGARRLHTVMEKLLDDLLFEAPDCEDHILIDDSYVKNKLKDSVRYYDIKKYII
- the hslV gene encoding ATP-dependent protease subunit HslV, with protein sequence MIKGTTIVAVKQKNEVAIAGDGQVTMGENAIIKQTAKKVRKIYNNSVLVGFAGSVADALTLSEKFEEKLEQYSGNLKRAAMELAKDWRRDKVFRKLEALMIVADKETLLVISGNGEVIEPDDDVIAIGSGGFYALAAAKALKLNTDLSARDIAYKAMEIAASICVYTNNNIVLEEL